Proteins encoded in a region of the Streptomyces sp. NBC_00310 genome:
- a CDS encoding siderophore-interacting protein — translation MTTAVAAPFRFFALQVVRTRRLGPSLVRVSFAGDDLRFFRSDGRDQSLSLFLPQPGQDVPAVPYELGDGWWQAWRELPDDVRAVMRSYTLRGLRSDPHGDTVEIDIDFVLHGVEPGAAVPAGPASRWASAVRAGDRVVLLGPAIADNRAIRFRPPADADLVLIWGDETALPAASAILESLPAGTRARVWLEVHHAADIQDLATEADAEITWLVRTEGAPTALDSIREAQLPFGGLPYAWIAGESGRVKELRRHLVRERGLDRRRVTFVGYWREGLTEEQLRERGE, via the coding sequence ATGACGACGGCCGTAGCCGCCCCGTTCCGTTTCTTTGCCCTTCAGGTCGTACGGACGCGGCGGCTGGGGCCGTCTCTCGTGCGTGTCTCGTTCGCGGGGGACGACCTCAGGTTCTTCCGGTCCGACGGCAGGGACCAGTCGCTCTCCCTCTTCCTGCCGCAGCCGGGGCAGGACGTCCCCGCCGTGCCCTATGAGCTGGGTGACGGCTGGTGGCAGGCGTGGCGGGAACTGCCGGACGACGTGCGGGCGGTGATGCGCTCGTACACCCTGCGCGGGCTGCGCTCCGACCCGCACGGCGACACCGTCGAGATCGACATCGACTTCGTGCTGCACGGCGTGGAGCCGGGGGCCGCCGTGCCCGCCGGGCCCGCGTCGCGGTGGGCGTCGGCGGTGCGGGCCGGTGACCGGGTCGTGCTGCTCGGGCCCGCGATCGCCGACAACCGGGCGATCCGCTTCCGGCCGCCGGCCGATGCCGACCTGGTGCTGATCTGGGGTGACGAGACGGCGCTGCCCGCCGCCTCGGCGATCCTGGAGTCGCTGCCCGCCGGGACGCGGGCCCGGGTCTGGCTGGAGGTCCACCACGCGGCGGACATCCAGGACTTGGCCACCGAGGCCGACGCCGAGATCACCTGGCTGGTGCGGACGGAAGGGGCGCCGACCGCCCTGGACTCGATCCGCGAAGCCCAACTGCCGTTCGGCGGGCTGCCGTACGCCTGGATCGCCGGTGAGTCCGGCCGTGTGAAGGAGCTGCGCCGTCATCTCGTGCGGGAGCGCGGGCTCGACCGGCGGCGGGTGACCTTTGTCGGGTACTGGCGTGAGGGTCTGACGGAGGAGCAGCTGCGGGAGCGCGGCGAGTAG